A region from the Senegalia massiliensis genome encodes:
- a CDS encoding helix-turn-helix domain-containing protein, whose protein sequence is MNTIYYSIKEVSERLDITYRTLHYYEKKFNLQINRDKSGSRIYREEDIALLEKILELKDKGITLDGIKSLFEEKGVLSNEDDNKSIALIDEEDVDVKEIIINEIKLAVSKELEDTKNTLNEIVEDNKSLRKELRELKRANEDHYRKIDNRLTEWRNSSNKPWWKKLFK, encoded by the coding sequence ATGAATACTATATATTATTCTATAAAGGAAGTTTCGGAAAGATTAGATATTACATATAGAACTTTACATTATTATGAGAAAAAGTTTAATCTTCAAATTAATAGAGATAAGTCAGGTAGTAGGATTTATAGAGAAGAGGATATAGCTTTATTAGAAAAAATATTAGAGCTTAAAGATAAAGGTATTACGTTAGATGGAATAAAGTCTCTTTTTGAAGAGAAAGGTGTTTTAAGTAATGAAGATGATAATAAAAGCATTGCATTAATAGATGAGGAAGATGTTGATGTTAAAGAAATTATTATTAATGAAATAAAGTTAGCAGTTTCTAAGGAACTTGAAGATACTAAAAATACTTTAAATGAAATAGTAGAAGATAATAAATCATTACGTAAGGAGTTACGAGAGCTAAAAAGAGCTAATGAAGATCATTATAGAAAGATAGATAATAGATTGACTGAATGGAGAAATAGTAGCAATAAGCCTTGGTGGAAAAAATTATTTAAATAA
- a CDS encoding tyrosine-type recombinase/integrase, which yields MKSVDPIRDIKKVNAMKNYLKGKDIRDYTMFVLGINIALRISDLLKLKWSDVLKNKKSFKDICIIEGKTNKERRIKLNKASEKALRELLDNLDTYYMDDFIFKSREGNMKPITRQQALNILKSAAKAVGVKDNVGTHTLRKTWGYHAWKKGFSPALIMDTLNHSNLSVTKRYLGITQDDINDLYNSLNI from the coding sequence ATGAAGTCAGTTGATCCTATTAGAGATATAAAGAAAGTTAATGCTATGAAAAATTATTTAAAAGGTAAAGATATTAGAGATTATACAATGTTTGTATTAGGAATTAATATTGCTCTTAGAATTTCAGATTTACTTAAGCTAAAATGGAGTGATGTTTTAAAGAATAAGAAGAGTTTTAAAGATATTTGTATAATTGAAGGTAAAACTAATAAGGAAAGAAGAATTAAGCTAAATAAGGCATCAGAAAAGGCTCTTAGAGAGCTTTTAGATAACTTGGACACCTATTATATGGATGATTTTATTTTCAAGTCTAGAGAGGGAAATATGAAGCCTATTACAAGACAACAAGCTCTTAATATTTTAAAAAGTGCAGCTAAAGCTGTAGGGGTTAAAGATAATGTAGGGACTCATACATTAAGAAAAACTTGGGGTTATCATGCTTGGAAAAAAGGATTTAGTCCTGCATTAATTATGGATACTTTAAATCATAGTAATTTAAGTGTTACAAAGAGATATTTAGGTATTACTCAGGATGATATTAATGATCTTTATAATAGTTTAAATATATAA